The following are from one region of the Mesorhizobium sp. B4-1-4 genome:
- a CDS encoding NUDIX hydrolase, which translates to MLIRPTTHNHLAERVQRLFGMAPCRLQVAALPWRNVGNGVEIMLITSRDTGRWVLPKGWPEAREPLCEAAAREAGEEAGLRGSVSHLEAGRYFYAKVLASGEEVPCEVLVFPLHVDKIADRWKEKHARTRKWVNSSEAVRMVHEPDLCQIIAYFCADPHKFS; encoded by the coding sequence ATGTTGATAAGGCCAACGACGCACAACCATCTGGCTGAACGGGTCCAACGGCTCTTTGGTATGGCTCCATGCCGCCTGCAGGTTGCCGCCCTGCCCTGGCGCAATGTGGGGAACGGTGTCGAGATCATGCTGATCACCAGCCGTGACACCGGCCGCTGGGTGCTTCCCAAAGGCTGGCCTGAGGCCAGGGAGCCGCTCTGCGAGGCGGCCGCACGCGAGGCTGGCGAGGAAGCCGGATTGCGCGGTAGCGTCTCTCATCTCGAAGCCGGCCGCTACTTCTATGCCAAGGTGCTGGCCTCCGGCGAAGAAGTACCCTGCGAGGTGCTGGTGTTTCCGCTGCATGTCGACAAGATCGCCGACCGCTGGAAAGAAAAACACGCCCGCACCCGCAAATGGGTCAATTCCAGCGAAGCGGTGCGCATGGTCCATGAACCCGACCTGTGCCAGATCATCGCCTATTTCTGCGCCGACCCGCACAAATTTTCCTAG
- the gpt gene encoding xanthine phosphoribosyltransferase, whose protein sequence is MSLPEKAFPVSWDQFHRDARALAWRLAGTNEGQWKAIVCITRGGLVPAAIISRELGIRIIETVCVASYHDYTSQGQLQVLKEVTPALLADDGAGVLIIDDLTDTGKTAGIVRAMMPKAHFATVYAKPKGRPLVDTFVTEVSQDTWIYFPWDMGFTYQKPIADDHAG, encoded by the coding sequence ATGTCCCTTCCCGAAAAAGCCTTCCCGGTCTCCTGGGACCAGTTCCATCGTGACGCCCGCGCGCTCGCCTGGCGGCTTGCCGGCACCAACGAGGGGCAATGGAAGGCGATCGTCTGCATCACGCGCGGCGGATTGGTTCCAGCGGCGATCATCTCGCGCGAGTTGGGCATCCGCATCATCGAGACGGTCTGTGTCGCCTCCTATCACGACTATACCAGCCAGGGGCAGTTGCAGGTGCTGAAGGAAGTCACGCCGGCGCTGCTTGCCGATGATGGCGCCGGGGTGCTGATCATCGACGACCTGACCGACACGGGCAAAACCGCCGGTATCGTGCGGGCGATGATGCCCAAGGCCCATTTCGCCACCGTCTACGCCAAGCCCAAGGGCAGGCCCTTGGTCGATACTTTCGTCACCGAGGTCAGCCAGGACACCTGGATCTATTTTCCCTGGGATATGGGCTTCACCTATCAGAAGCCGATCGCTGACGATCACGCCGGCTGA
- a CDS encoding universal stress protein, whose product MRFKTMVAILQNEQDAERVLDCAIPLASRFESHLIGIHAEALPVPYTSATGFPDTEFLQVSADMNRERANKLQAVFLRRIEDSGLSFEWRSLESFSGDSALTGISSVRAADLIIAAQRETGGDPSADVDTLVYDAGRPVLVVPHAGPLVTTFKRVLLAWNGSKEAARAAFDALPFIIEAEKTDILVIDPPDTLDESSEAAGAEIASALSRHGATVSVSVLKSGGTSVDDMIQNRVAESGADLLVLGAYSHSWLRQLLFGGVTRTVLRTAQVAAFLSR is encoded by the coding sequence ATGCGCTTCAAGACCATGGTTGCCATTCTGCAGAACGAGCAGGATGCCGAGCGCGTGCTCGACTGTGCCATTCCGCTTGCCAGCCGCTTCGAGAGCCATCTGATCGGCATCCATGCCGAGGCGCTTCCTGTACCCTACACATCGGCAACCGGGTTCCCGGATACCGAGTTCTTGCAGGTCTCGGCCGACATGAACCGCGAGCGGGCCAACAAACTCCAGGCCGTCTTTCTCAGGCGTATCGAGGATTCCGGCCTCTCCTTCGAGTGGCGCAGCCTGGAGAGCTTTTCCGGCGACAGCGCGCTGACGGGCATTTCAAGCGTGCGCGCCGCCGATCTCATCATAGCCGCCCAACGCGAGACCGGCGGCGACCCCAGTGCCGACGTCGATACGCTGGTCTATGACGCCGGCCGGCCGGTCCTGGTGGTCCCCCACGCCGGCCCGCTGGTCACCACCTTCAAACGCGTGCTGCTCGCCTGGAACGGCAGCAAGGAAGCCGCCCGCGCCGCCTTTGACGCGCTGCCCTTCATCATCGAGGCCGAGAAAACCGACATACTGGTCATCGATCCGCCCGATACGCTCGACGAGAGCTCGGAGGCCGCCGGTGCCGAAATCGCCTCCGCCCTGTCACGCCACGGCGCCACCGTCAGCGTCTCGGTGCTGAAATCGGGCGGCACGTCTGTCGATGACATGATCCAGAACAGGGTCGCCGAAAGCGGTGCCGATCTCCTGGTTCTTGGCGCCTATAGCCACTCCTGGCTGCGTCAGCTTCTGTTCGGCGGGGTGACGCGCACGGTCCTGCGCACGGCGCAGGTGGCGGCCTTCCTGTCGCGATAA
- a CDS encoding PilZ domain-containing protein, translating into MAKPVDPLQQDPGKPKRERRPRVLKGASIITGSHSEVAVLLRNQHAGGAELKIPLEARIPDRFLLYVPLDGVGYRCEVRWRRKDRIGVQFTGTEPKPRLHYG; encoded by the coding sequence ATGGCGAAACCTGTAGACCCACTTCAGCAAGACCCGGGCAAGCCCAAGCGCGAGCGCCGCCCTCGCGTGCTCAAGGGTGCAAGCATCATCACCGGTTCCCATTCGGAAGTCGCCGTTTTGCTGCGCAACCAGCATGCGGGCGGCGCCGAACTGAAAATACCGCTCGAGGCCCGGATTCCCGATCGCTTCCTTCTTTACGTGCCGCTCGACGGCGTCGGCTATCGCTGCGAGGTCCGCTGGCGCCGCAAAGACAGGATTGGCGTGCAGTTCACCGGCACCGAGCCGAAACCGAGGTTGCATTACGGCTGA